The following nucleotide sequence is from Candidatus Paceibacterota bacterium.
AAAGAGTGGAAAGGGAGAGAGTATCTGCAAGGATAGTCTCAGCAAACACGCAAGCGTGCAACCAAAAACGTCCTCCAAACCCCTCCGGCAAGACACTAGGTCTCATTACTTAGAGATTTCTGCCCTCGTCTAGAAAAGTGCTATAATTAGCTAACGTTCCATCAACCTATCATAGTTATTAAAATATGTCAAGAGGAATAAACCCCAACAATGAAACCTCCCCTGAACTTAAAGGGAGTACTGACGAAAACAAAAAAGATGATTCTTTTCTTGATCAAACCCTCAGACCATCTCATTGGGATGAATATATTGGGCAACAAAACATAAAAGAGAATCTGCGAATACTTCTTACCGCTGCAAAAGAGCGAAATCATCCACCAGAGCACCTTCTTTTTTATGGTCCTCCAGGCCTCGGAAAAACAACCTTAGCTTATTTGATAGCCAAAGAAACTGGCGCTCAAATTAAAGTTACCTCTGGTCCAGCAATTGAAAAAGTTGGGGACCTTGCTTCTATTCTTACAAACCTTCTTCCGGGCGATATTCTTTTTATTGATGAAGTTCATCGACTAAACAAAACCATTGAGGAAGTTCTTTATCCTGCAATGGAATCCGGTTCTCTTGATATCATTATTGGCAAAGGGCCATCTGCGAGAACTATTCAACTCGAACTACCAGCTTTCACTTTAGTTGCGGCAACTACTCGTATCGCACTTCTATCTGCACCACTACGCTCTCGTTTTTCTGGTGGAACATTCCGTCTCGAGTTTTACAGCGAAGACGAAATTAAAAAAATAATTGACCGGTCAGCAAAAATTTTGGGAACTAATCTCGTACAGGAAGCTTCTCAAGCAATCGCTAAAAGAAGCAGATTCACACCACGCATGGCTAATTATCTTTTAAAGAGGTGTCGAGATTTCGCTCAAGTTCACAAAGAATCTTTATCTGGAGAGATAGTAGAACGAGCATTAGAACTTTTGGGAGTTGATGAACTTGGACTTTCCCCTTCAGACAGGAGAATCCTTTCTGTGATTATTGATAAATTCCGCGGTGGACCAGTTGGCCTCGGTACAATTGCCGCAGCAACAGGAGAGGAGGAGGCAACAATTGAAGAGGTTATCGAGCCATATTTGATTCAGCTTGGATTACTTGAACGCACTGCTCGTGGTCGCATCGCTACTCCTAGCGCATATCTACATTTAGATTTTGAGCTACCGGTTGATAGGCAAGAAAAACTTATTTAATCTAACAAAATACTAATTTTGTACTTTCTTCTTCTTGT
It contains:
- the ruvB gene encoding Holliday junction branch migration DNA helicase RuvB, whose amino-acid sequence is MSRGINPNNETSPELKGSTDENKKDDSFLDQTLRPSHWDEYIGQQNIKENLRILLTAAKERNHPPEHLLFYGPPGLGKTTLAYLIAKETGAQIKVTSGPAIEKVGDLASILTNLLPGDILFIDEVHRLNKTIEEVLYPAMESGSLDIIIGKGPSARTIQLELPAFTLVAATTRIALLSAPLRSRFSGGTFRLEFYSEDEIKKIIDRSAKILGTNLVQEASQAIAKRSRFTPRMANYLLKRCRDFAQVHKESLSGEIVERALELLGVDELGLSPSDRRILSVIIDKFRGGPVGLGTIAAATGEEEATIEEVIEPYLIQLGLLERTARGRIATPSAYLHLDFELPVDRQEKLI